CCCACGCCATTGATCTTCACCAGCGTATCGAATAAATCCCGTTCTTGTGCGGTTTTAAAGCCGTAAAGCGTCAGGGCATCCTCACGTACGATGAGACGCGTTTGTAACGTGGCAGGCTGGTCGATCTGGCAGGATTCAAGCGCCAGCCGGGTTGCATTGACCTCAATACCGACGCCGCCTACATTGATGACTGCGCTCTGGGAATCTTTAAATTCCACGATACCGTGAATGCTAGCGATCAATGGCTGTGTTCCTTTTCGTTCTTATCAATCTCACTCTTATCAATCCGGCCGGGGTGGGTGCCTGAATATCTTTATGCCAGGTCGTAGCCACTGTTATAACGGCTGGTATGGATATCGGTAATGGCAATAGCCAGCGCATCAGCAGCATCGTCAGGGCGGGGTATCTTCTCTAAATTGAGCAGGACCCGCACCATTTCTTGCATCTGGGGTTTATCTGCGCCGCCATAGCCTGAGATTGATTGCTTGACGATATTTGGTTTGTATTCGTGTATACGGATGCCAGCCTGTTGTAATGCCAGTAAGATACAGCCCCGACTTTGGGCGACGGTGATCGCTGTTGTGACATTCCTGGCGAAGAAGAGTTCTTCAACGCCTGCTGATTGTGGCTGGTACTGTTGAATAAGCTGTGTAAGCTCGGAATATATCGTGTGAAGGCGCTCTGGCATCGGTGTTTTTGCCGGTGTCCTGATCACACCATAATGAACGGCTTCTAGGGAGCCATCGTTGTGTTCATACACAAAGCCATAACCAACGATGGCTGTCCCAGGATCAATACCTAATGACAGCATACAGTTTGGCGCTACTCATCGTAGGCCAGAGCGAGTTCTTCCGTGATTTCCAGGTTGGAAGAAACACTCTGCACGTCATCAAGGTCTTCTAGCCGCTCCAGCAGACGCATGTTTTGCATCGCCTTAGAGACGGGTAGAACTGTTTCATTTTGTGCGAACCACCGCAGTTCGCCGTCTTCGACCTTATAGCCATTTTCCCGCAGTGTGGATTCTACAGCCCCATAAGCTTCACGCGGTGTGAAGACGAGGATCGCATCACCTTCGTCAACGACATCTTCTGCGCCTGCTTCAGCCGCAACGAGGAACAATTCGTCAAAGTCCACACCTTCGCGGGTGATGGTAATATAACCCTTTTGCTCAAATTGCCATGACACGGCGCCGTTGCTTGCCAGGCTGCCCCCATTTTTATTGAACGCATTCTTAACTTCTGCCAGAGCACGGTTCTTGTTGTCCGTTAGCACTTCGACGATGAATGCAACGCCATCAATGCCGTAGCCTTCATATGTGAATGACTCAAGCTGACCGCCTTCTAGCTCGCCAGTGCCTTTTTTGATCGCCCGTTCGATATTATCTTTGGGCATGTTGGCGGCTTTTGCTTTGCTAACAGCCAGGGCCAATTTCGGGTTCATGGATTCATCGCCACCACCTTCGCGGGCCGCGAGGGTAACCTCTTTGGCGATACGGGTGAAGATCTTGCCGCGCTTTGCATCTTCCGCAGATTTCTTGCGCTTAATGGTTGACCACTTACTATGTCCAGACATATACAAGCTCCATTTATACGAGCATTTTATTCGCTAGGTTCAGCATAATATTATACCTGAAAAACGACGCGTGTTCAGGGTGGAGGCTGTGATATAATGTGCGCCTTGAGGTTGTTTGCGTGCTATAGAGGTACCTGTGACTGACCAAGCGATACCACCTAGAGAAGCTGAAGAATATGTGATGCGCATGCCGATGGAGCGCTTATCCTGGATTGTGCTGTCAGTTTCCTTTGTCGCTTTTTGTCTCATCTGTTTAGCCAGTTCTTTTGGCTTATATAGCTTCTTATTTATTAGCACGATGCCTCTGGATATAGAGCTCCAGGTGGGCCGGGGAACAACCCTCGTTACAAATGATGATGTAACGTCGCGCGGGTATCTGAGTGGGACATCGCTTGTTTCTCGCCCTGCGACTGTGAGCAATGGCCCGCAGACGCAAAGCCTGATTGCCTTTTCTGAGGATGACGCTGATAGTATGCCCATCGCGACTGTGACGATCCAGGCAAACAGCCATATTCGTGTGCAAAGGGCCAATCAGCCTCGCTTCAGGTGGTCCAATGGAGAGTATGTCATCACGCTCGATTCTTTCGAGGGTGAGACAGATATTTATATTCTGGATAATGGCGAACGCAATATTCGGATGCGCGTCTATGATCAGGTCAATAACTGGGTCGATATTACGCGTCCAGGGCGCTATTTGCTAAGAAGTATCGATGGTCGCCTGTATATTGATACGCGTTATGGTCAGGCGCTGATTCAAACAGACGATGGTCCGAAGTTGATCTCTACAGGCGAAGAGTGGGTCGATACCTCTGTGACGTCGCCTTCACGTGTTAATCTGCGGCGAGAGAATTTACTTGATAATAGTTTGTTCTCTTTTGTTGGGCCAAGCATTAGCTATAGTGGAGCGGCGCATGTCCCAAGTCCCTGGGCTTGTGGCAGCTTCGCAGAAGGGCCACCATCCAGCACCTTCACCATTGAAGGATGGGAAGGTCGACAGGCTATTCGCTTCTTGCGTACCAGTGGCGCAGAAGCTCATGGCGAGACATTCTGCCAGCAGAGCATGGGTGATATTGGCGCAAGCCTGCAAGGCTACTCATATCTTGAGCTAGAAACCACTTTCTTAGTGAACTATCAATCTCTAAGTAAATGTGGGCGTGATGGTAGTGAATGCCCGCTAATGCTGCGGCTGCGATTCGATATGCAGGTTGAAGGGGGTAGTGGCGAGACCGAAACGGTTGAGCGCGAGTGGATTCATGGATTTTATTTTGCTGATGACCCACAGCGCGACTTCCCAGCACAGTGTGTGAGCTGTATTGATACCCACCAGCAGGTTAACGATAAAGTCTGGTACACGTATCGTTCTGGCAATCTCATTACGGCGATGCAATTTGCTGGTTATGGGACGCCTGTACGTATCAAAGACGTGCAATTTTATGCCTCAGGCCATGACTATGATGTCTTAGTTAGCGAAATCGGTTTATACCGCGGTCTTGCAGATGTCGCTATTGAAGGCAATCCGATGCCAGGATCATAAACTAAGCGTCGAAAAGCGAGCTGGACTTCTGAAATGAGTACCAGCGTTGATGACCGATAATGAGATGATCCAACACGGCGATATCGAGTAGTTTGCTGGCTGCTATGAGTTCTCGCGTTAGGGCCACATCTTCAGGCGATGGGCTTGGGTTCCCAGAAGGGTGGTTGTGTGCCAGAATGATGGCCGGGCTGTTTTCAATAATCGCTTCTCTGAATAACTCTGAAATCCGCACAATGGATACGTTGACAGTTCCAGTGTAGATCGTCCGTATCGCCATGACCTGATTGGCTGTATCTAATAAGATCACGCGGATTTGCTCTTGTTTGAGATAGCTCATATCCGTGAGCAAGTTAGCCGCATCTGCCGCGGATTGAATGCAGATACGAGGTGTGCCCATGCTGCTCGCGAGGCGTCGTCCTAATTCCACTGCCGCTAACAATTGTGCCGCTTTGGCATCGCCCAATCCATGAATCTCTTTAATCTGTGTCGCTGAGATTGTCGCTAAGCCGGCCAAACCATCTGTCTGTGCCAGTAAGCGTGTTGCAAGTTGGATCGCATTTTCCTGGGCTGTGCCTGTTCGTAGTAGAATGGCGATGAGCTCTGCATTGGTCAGTGAAGCCGGTCCGTGTTGCAATAAGCGCTCGCGCGGGCGTTCATTGGCTGGAATATCCTGAATGGTGAGCGGCTTGCTGTTGGTCATACGCTGTGCCATTTATTGCTTTAATGAAGTCAGACTTTTGTCCTGCCTGATATTATACTGTGGCTTCGCGCGTTGCGTGTTACAAGGTCCGTTGCTATACTGCAAAAATCAGTTATTGGCTGATAGACGGGCCAATGTGCCTATTGTAGATGTTGAGAATTGGGTCCGGGTTTCATGGATAATCTTGATACAGGCGTACTCATTGCGATTGTGTATGGTGGCGTCGTCATCGCTGCGTTCTGGTTGGCGATGATCATTTGGGCATACCGTGATATGCGAGCGCGATCACGCGATGGGCTGGCTAGCTTATTGGTTGGCGTAATGGTGGCTATTCTGACGGTGCCGGGGCTGTTTATCTATATCATGCTTCGCCCGCGTGAAACACTTTCAGAAGCTTATGAGCGTTCTCTGGAAGAAGAAGCCCTGTTACAAGAAATTGAAGAAAAAGCCCACTGCCCAGGTTGTGGTCAGCGTGTTGATTCAGCATGGCAAGCTTGTCCTTCATGCCATACTCGTTTAAAGCGCCCATGCCGGGTTTGTAACCACCTCCTGGAGCTATCCTGGGAGATTTGCCCCTACTGTGCTTCGCCACAGAATCAGTACATCCCAGAGGATGCTGTCGTGAATACGTCGCGCCATGTAGCACGTCGCGCACCAGAGCCGCCAGCTATCTCTGATAAATGGCTTGCGAACAGTGGCACATCCTCAACAACACAAGGCTATGCTGCTTCGGACGTGCCGCAGTATGTTGATGACAACTACTAGAGGACTTGTTAGATGATGATGAGGCGAAATCAGTTAGATTTCGCCTTGTTCCCCAACGCGGTGTACTTTCAGTAGGTTTGTCTGGCCAGCGATGCCAAATGGCACGCCTGCGATAATGACGAGTAAGTCGCCACGACGGACGTGTTTGGCATCATGTGCGGCGCGGACAGTAACCGTTAGCATCTCATCAATTGTATTGAATTCATCCACATAGAACGCGTGCACACCCCAGACCAGGGCCATGCGGCGGTATGTTTTGGCTTCTGGCGTCATGCACAGAATTGGTGTGCGAGGACGCTCACGGGCGACGCGTCGAGCTGTATAGCCAGAAAGCGTTGTTGTGATGATGGCTTTGGGGTTGAGCGCTGCTGAGATGTGGTAAGTGGCTTCGCCAATGGCATTGCTGATGTTCTCAGATTGGCTTTCTTCCGCCAGATCGGAGATGTCGAAGACCGCACTGGCTTCGCGCGATTTCCACATTTCCTCTTCTGCTGTGATGGCAATCGTGTTCATCACTTCGACAGAGCGCACCGGATACTTACCTGCAGCACTCTCTGCACTGAGCATGATAGCGTCAGTGCCGTCCAGGATGGCATTGTAGACATCGCTGGCTTCTGCGCGGGTTGGGCGTGGGTTACTCTTCATCGATTCTAGCATTTGGGTTGCTGTGATGACGGGCTTGGCGGCATTATTACACAGAGTAATGATGCGCTTTTGCTCCACCGGCACGCGTTCCGCAGGTGTTTCGACGCCCAGATCACCACGTGCGACCATGATGCCATCGCAAATCTTGATGATTTCTTCGATGTTTTCCAGGGCTTCTCGCATCTCAATTTTAGCGATGATACCGGCATCACCATTGAAGAAGTTCATCAACCAGCGAAGCTGACGAATGTCATCGGCCTTACGCACGAAAGACATCGCGATGTAATCAGCTTCTTTGCTGAGTGCAAACTCGATATCTGCACGGTCTTTTTCAGTAATGGCTGACAGGGTGAGATTGGCATTGGGCGCAGACACACCTTTGCGTGACGTCAGCGGCCCGCCAATCCGCACCCTGCAAACAACAGAGCGCGGCATCGTTTCGACCACATCGAACTGTAAGTTGCCATCGTCCAATAACAGGGTGGTATCGACTGACACATCTTTCATGAATTCCGGATGTGGCAGTGAGATCAGCCCATTTTCGCCGGGGACATCATCAAGAGTAAACGTGATTTTATCACCGGGAGAGACCATCAGGGGTTCATTAGCGACTTTACCAATGCGGATTTTGGGTCCCTGTATGTCGCACAAAATCGCGATGTTGACTTTTTCCTCATCAGCAATGCGCCGTACCGTATCGATGGTTTCCCCATGTGTTTTGTGGTCGCCGTGCGAAAAATTGATACGTGCGACATCCATTCCGGCATGAATCATTTGCCGGATGATTTCGGGGTCACGTGAGGCAGGCCCCAGTGTGGCCACCACTTTGGTGCTTTTGCTATTTAATGGACGTGGCACAAACGATCCTTTCTAGTGTGTCGTTAACGCTGCCAACGGACTTGTTGGCTTTAGATATCTTTGTTCAGGTTTGTGAAGGCAGCAACACCTGCATACTTCGCAGCACTGCCGAGCATTTCTTCGATGCGCATCAGCTGGTTGTACTTCGCAACACGGTCTGTACGAGCTGGTGCACCTGTCTTGATCTGACCAGCATTCAGAGCAACAGCCAGGTCTGAGATGGTGGTATCTTCTGTTTCACCACTCCGGTGGCTGGTGACAACAGTCATGTTATGACGTTGTGCCAATTGTGCAGAAGCGAAGGCTTCTGTCAACGAACCAATCTGGTTGACCTTGAAGAGCAGGGAGTTCGCAGCCTTTTCGCGGATAGCACGTTCGACTTTTTCTGTGTTGGTTACGAGCAGATCATCACCGACGATCTGAACGCGATCACCAATACGGGCGACTAGTTTTGACCAGTTTTCCCAGTCGTTTTCGCTCAGGCCATCTTCAATGGAAATGATGGGGTAGCGGCTACACCAGTCGGCCCAGAATTCGACCATTTCTTCGCCGGTGAGCTTTTTACCTTCGATGGCGAGGTTGTAATAACCATCTTCGTAAATTTCCGAAGTCGCGGGGTCCAGGGCGATGAAGATTTCTTCACCAGCTTTGTAACCAGCTTTTTCGATAGCTTCCATGATGACGTCCAGAGCAGCCTGATTGCTGCCGAGGCTAGGAGCGAAACCACCTTCGTCACCCACAGCGGTAGAGAAGCCTTTATCATGGATGACCTTCTTCAGGGTTTGATAGATTTCAGAACCCCAACGTACCGCTTCGCGGAAGGTCGGCGCACCAACGGGCATCACCATGAATTCCTGGAAGTCTGTGCTGCCAGCAGCATGCTTGCCACCATTCATAATGTTCATCATGGGTACAGGCAGGACATGGGCATGCGGGCCACCCAGGTAAGCATAGAGGGGTAGTCCGAGACTATTGGCGGCTGCGTGAGCCACAGCCATGGAAACACCCAGGATGGCGTTTGCGCCAAGGCGTGCTTTGTTCGGGGTGCCATCCAGTTCCAGCATGTATTCGTCAATGACTTTTTGTTCAAAGACAGACATGCCAGCCAGTTCTTCAGCAATTGTTTCATTAACTGCTGCGACAGCTTTCAGGACACCCTTGCCGCCAAAGCGAGCTTTATCGCCATCGCGTAGTTCGATGGCTTCGTATTCACCAGTCGAAGCACCACTGGGGACAATTGCACGACCCATCGTGCCGTCTTCCAGATAGACTTCTACTTCGACCGTTGGGTTGCCGCGAGAGTCAAGAACTTCGCGACCATATATACTCTCGATAATGGACATGAGAAAATATCTCCTAGATTGATATTACAATGGGTAGCGTTGCCAACACGCCTCTCCATGAGATAATCCGTATCATATTACATAATTCCAGGTGAATTCACCACCTGCGACGTCCAATCCTGACAAAGGCATAAAGATTTATTAAAATAGTTTTGCTAAGACAGGAAATGAGGCACTGAAATACCGTGACAAAACGCAGCGTATACCTCGACCATTCCGCGACGACGCCAACCGATCCTCGCGTTGTCGAAGCGATGCTTCCATACTTCACAGATTATTATGGTAATGCTTCCTCAGTTCACCAATCAGGGCGCAAAGCTGAACGCGCCATCGAAAATGCGCGTGAAACGATTTCGGAAGTGTTGAATTGTAAACCCAAGGAGATCATTTTTACCAGCGGTGGATCTGAAAGTGATAATCTGGCCCTGAGAGGGACTGCTTTAGCGATCCGGGCAGCAGAAGGTAGAGATCAATTATTGACCACACCTGTTGAGCACTCAGCCGTTGGCCGGACAATTCAACAACTCGTTGATTATATGGGCTTCCAGCATATTGTGCTGCCAGTGGATAGCTATGGTGCTGTTAGGGGTGAGGATTTTGCCGACGCGCTGACTGATCGAACTGCTATCGCGAGTGTCATGTATGTCAATAACGAAGTCGGGACGATGATGCCTATTCCGCTTTTGGCAGACCAAGCGCGAGAACGGAATGTTTTGTTTCATACGGATGCCGTCCAGGCGGCGGGCCAATTGAACTTAGATGTGCAGGCTTTGGGTGTAGATATGATGAGCCTTTCAGCACATAAATTTTATGGCCCAAAGGGTGTAGGGGCACTCTATGTGCGTGATGGCATTGACCTGGTGCCGAGCCAATCCGGCGGCAGCCATGAGAGCGGGCGGCGTGCGGGTACGCTCAATACGCCCGGTATTGTTGGCATGGCTAAAGCCCTGGAGCTGGCTAATCAAGAGCGTGAGGTGCGTGTTGCGCATTATACGCGTATGCGCGATCTGCTGATTGAGGGGGTGCTTACGAAGGTGCCTGACGCGCACTTGACAGGGCATCCCGAGGATCGCTTGCCGTCTCATGCCAGCTTCGTATTTGATGAGGTCGATGGCAACCGCCTTCTGATTCATCTGGATATGAAGGGCGTAGCGGCCAGCAGTGCAAGTGCTTGTAAAACAGGCAATCCGGAGCCATCCGGCGTTTTATTGGCGATGGGCTACGATCCGACGTTAGCACTCAGCAGCTTGCGCACCACGGTTGGTAAGGATACGACTGAAGAGGACATCTCATATGCAGTCGATGTCATTGCAGACTCGGTCGAAAAACTGCGAATGTTGAATAGAGCACTGAGTTAACTTATGAGTCATGAAGATAAGCGCGTTGTCGTTGCGATGAGTGGCGGCGTTGATAGCTCCGTTGCGGCTGCGATTCTGGTAGAGCAGGGCTATGATGTCGTTGGTATGATGATGCGGCTCTGGTCTGATGAAGCGATGGGCGGCGCAGAACATAATCGCTGTTGTACGCCGGAACAAATGGCGGATGCTGAACGTATTGCCAATCATCTGGGTATCCCATTCTATGTTCTAGATACGAAAGATGTGTTTCGCAATACGGTCGTTGAATATTTTATTGATGGGCATCGTCAGGGATTTACGCCGAATCCTTGCATGGAATGTAACCGTCATATTCGCTTTGATTATCTGCTGAAGAATGCCCTTGCATTAGATGCTGATTACTTGGCGACAGGGCACTACGCCCGCATACATCAGTCGCCGGATGGCAGTTACCTGCTTAAAAAGGGCCTTGATGAGCGTAAAGACCAGAGCTATGTGCTCAGTGTGATGGGGCAGGCCCAGCTTAGCAAGACGCTATTCCCGGTGGGAGAGTACCCTAAGACAGAAGTGCGTGAATTGGCGGCGCGGTTTGGCTTACGCGTCGAGAGCAAGAAGGATAGCCAGGATTTGTGCTTCCTGGGAAAGAACGATTATCGTGACTTTTTAAATGTTCATGCACCGGAGATTATGTCCCCTGGGCCGATTGTTGTGCGCGATGGGACTGTCATTGGTGAGCACAGTGGCCTGGCGAATTATACAATTGGTCAGCGTAAAGGCCTGGGTTTAGATACCAATGAAGCGATGTATGTCATTGCCATGAACCCGTATCGGAATGCGCTGGTTGTCGGCCCAAGAGAAGACCTGGGACAGATGGCGTTGTATGCTCATCGTATGAACTGGGTATCGGGGCAGATGCCAACGGAGCCATTCCGCGCGGAAGTTAAAATTCGCTATAAGGCAAAGGCCCAGCCTGCTCTAGTGGAGCCATTAGCAGATGGCCGTATGCATGTGCAATTTGATGAGCCGCTGCGTGATATTACGCCGGGGCAGGGCGCGGTTGTCTATGATGGAGAGGCCTGCCTGGGTGGTGGCATCATTGAGCGCAAAAGCGATGCGCGCTTAAATTAAGCTGTTAAGAAAAAAGGCACCTTTCAGGTGCCTTTTTTGTCCAGAGACTGATTTAAAAGCCCATCAGCGCATAACGAACGGGCTGGCCGTAAAGCAGCATGATGACGGTCGCTGCGACGATGTAAGGCCCGTATGGGAGCGCTGTAAAGGCCCTATAGCGGCTGCCGAGAACGGACCGGGCGATAATGTAGAGTAGGGCGCCAATCGCGCCGAAAATCACCGTCAGGAAAAGCGCGACGATGACGTGTATCGTCCCTACAAGTAAGCCTGTCAGCGTAATCATCATGACATCGCCATAGCCGAAAGCGACTGTGTTAATTTCCTGCCCACGCATTTTGCCCATGATATACGTGAATAGAAACCCGCCCCTATAAAACAGGTAGAATGTCCCAAAGCCAATGGCTGCGCCAATCAGGGCATCTTGGATATTTGGCTGCGGTACAGGCAGGATCAGGGCGTCTACGATAGCCAGAATACACGATGGTACGATGACAACGAACAAGATCAACTTGTGCTCAATATCAATCACAATGATGAGTGCCAGGATAGCCATGTAAATAAACCACAGCACAAGTTGCAAAGTCGGCACAGGTGTTTCCATCTGCTGGCTTGCATTCAATGCCAGGAGCATCAGGAAAATGGTGAGAATTTCCGTCAGGGGGTAGCGCCAGGAGAGCCTTGGCTCACCTTCATAGATGCGCTCACGCTCTGGATTTGGTTGAGGTGTCTCTGGCTTTCGTTGGTTCAGTAAAAAGGCAGTCATGCCTGACCATGCTGTAATCGGTCGTGGCGTGCCATCTGGATAAAGCGGCAGGGTGGGGTTGCGACGATAAGGCAGCTCATCAGCCAGCGCATTAACGACAATACCGGCAATCCACCCGATCAATATAACGATGACGACTTCTAGTAACATAAGTTGCTCCGGTGCTTTTACCGCAGCGGAAGTGTGAGGTCCGGCGGCGGTGGCAGCAGCGTGATGGCGATAATGACCACCAGTGCTACGGATAATATAGTTGCTAGTATAATCGCAACTTGCTGCGCACTGGATAAACGTTCCTGGATTACGGGGGGAGATAGCGCAGAATCAACTGTAATAGGGACTGAAATAACCTCATCTGGTGCAATATGCCATGCTTTGAGGTGTAAATCGCGCTGTTTGTGCACTGCAATGACATGCAGCGTATGAGGCCAATCGCGCCCTAGTGTAACAATATCGGCCTGTGAAGGCCTGGAGGCACTATGTGGCTTAGGATGTGTATGATACGTCGCCAGGAGTGTCTCCTGGGCGTCATCAATGGATTTAAGGGCCTGGAAGAGCTTATTCTCATCCATCTGGAAATGCGTCTGCGGTGTTTGCGACCGATTGGGGATCGCAATAAAGCGCGCGGCTGTTGCCCCTCGCCCGGCGATAAGCCCACAAACTTCCTCACCGGGATGTTGTGCTATCTGCTCAGTTAGCCAGAGGACTTGCTCACGGCTCAGTTGTAAATGAGTGGGCGGTACGCTTAGCAGATCAGGCATCAGCTTGAGGGATCGTAAATTGGACCGATTGTGTATCCTGTGGCGGGTTGCGTGTTTCGTAGAATAGCTCCACATCCAATTGATAGTCTCCGGCAGGATCATCGACATTACGGATATGCAACGTAAATTCCATCTGAGCGTGCATCGTCTCGATGACGTTCAGTTCGTTGATGATTTTCTGTTGGCTGTCGCGCATCACGATGAGTAAATTGGGCCGCTCCCGGAAGGGTGTCACGTGAATTTCTGCATAGACGCGGTAGCGATCCGGGTAAGGCGTGACGTCAACCTTTTCAATGCGAATTTCGCTTTTAGGCTTGGGCACCTGGTTTGGATCGTCGAAAATATTGATATCCATTGCATTTCCTTGAAGTTCGTTAAGTTCGTTTTTTTGTCACTTAGCGAAGGGATTCCTGTAGTTGAGTGAGTGCAGTCATCGCTGCTTCAAACTTCGCTTCTGGCACCAGAATATGATCGCGTGAGTAGGCAGCGAGAGCTAAAAATGAAATGCCAACATCAGCAAGTGTTTTGCTGACGACAGCCATAAATCCAACGAGATCGCTCTCTAGTTCGATGTCGAATGTAATGAGTCGCCAATAGCCAATATTTGCTTCGTGGCCCCGCAGGCGCCGTTGGTATTCTTCGTAGGCTTCGACATCCAGAATGAGCGTGATTTCATCTTTATCGACAATGAGCGCCGAAAATGCCTCGCCAACTTCAGCTATGACGCCAGCAGCGGGCGTAATCGCCTGACTTGGCAGTTTGACAACGGCATAGATGCCCTCATCTGTATAGAGTTTGGCTGCTGCAAGGATTTCTTCTACAGTTTGCGCCATCTATTGGGGAGCCTATTCATCAAATTGATATGTGCTTTCAGCATAATAGCGAATGGCCCTTTTTTCCAGCTTGCCTTGTAGCCATGCTTGCAAAACCATGTTAGCTTGCTCAACCGATATGGATTCATCCAGCAAATCCGCCATAGGATAGTTGACTTTTAGTGCGCGACCGTGAATGATGTGACGACTCACGCCTGGGGGGAGCAGAGCATCATTTTGTGCAGCGAGAAGGATGTCTTGCGGTTGGTAATGTGGAAACTGCACAAGTGCGATGGCTCTTGGATAAAGTGTCCATACTTCTGCAGGGTCTGGTGCTGCGGACCGATGCAATGTGCCATTTTTTTGGTAGAGGCTGACGAGATCGCGCAGAATGGCATTGCGCTGTGCGAGTGTATCGATGCGGGCGAGTATCGAGAGGACATCGCCGTTACGTAAGATCAATCTGGCGACGTACTCGGATTCTGGTGCCCACCCATGGGCAACTTCAATGCCTTCCCACTTCTTCAGTTCAGCTATGAAGTTGCTTTCGCTCCAATGACTAACGACATGCTGCCATATGTGAAGATCTACATGGGGTGATGCATAATCAACGACTTGCGCTAGAATCCGTGGATAGTCTAGCCTGCTAAAGACCTGGTATCGATTGGCACCATCAAGCACCACGTAATTCTTGCCATCACCTGCTGGTGTGACAATGATGGGGTTTGTCAGATATTCGGCCTTGGCGATACGTTGTATAAGCGGCTCAGAACGCTGGGGATCATGAACTTCGTGTGGATGAATATCCTTCACTGGGATGATACGAAGTGTCGGCGTAGGCGCATCCTGCGTCGGGTGCTGCATATGATTTACTTTCCTGGGACAGATAATTGTCGATACAGTAACATGGGCTTTTTCTTTGTGCAATGCGGCGGACTTAAATATGATCACGTCCATCAGTTGCTCAGATAAAAGCAATAGAGCTTGCTTACAGAGCAATTGTAAATTGTTGATGTCGGATATTTTGCCAGTTAGGAGATTATTTTGGGAGCACATGAGCAAGGCGCTGACGCAACAGCCGGACACTGGCTAACGATACCAAGAACGCTGTGCTTTGTACAAAACAGTGACGATTTATTGTTGATGAAACGTGCCCCGCATCGGCGTGTTTTCCCGAACCAGTACAATGGCCTTGGCGGCCATATTGAGCGTGATGAAGACCCATTTTCAGCCGCTATGCGAGAGATCAAGGAAGAGAGCGGACTGGATGTTTACGATATGCGTCTGCGGGCTGTGCATAACATTAGCACGGATGCAGTAACGGGTATCATGCTTTTTGTGTTTACTGCATGGGCGGATAGACGAGAATTTATCAGTGATGATGTTGAGGGGACGCTGCACTGGGTGCCGATAGCTGCGCTTAGTGAATATGATCTGGTGGAAGATTTGCCGCTTATGCTGCCGCGCATATTACAGATGGCACCAGACGCTGCGCCATTATTTGGGTTGGTAACGTACGATGAAATGGATAAGATTCAAATTCAATATGTTCAT
The Phototrophicus methaneseepsis DNA segment above includes these coding regions:
- the ruvC gene encoding crossover junction endodeoxyribonuclease RuvC, with the protein product MLSLGIDPGTAIVGYGFVYEHNDGSLEAVHYGVIRTPAKTPMPERLHTIYSELTQLIQQYQPQSAGVEELFFARNVTTAITVAQSRGCILLALQQAGIRIHEYKPNIVKQSISGYGGADKPQMQEMVRVLLNLEKIPRPDDAADALAIAITDIHTSRYNSGYDLA
- a CDS encoding zinc ribbon domain-containing protein, whose amino-acid sequence is MDNLDTGVLIAIVYGGVVIAAFWLAMIIWAYRDMRARSRDGLASLLVGVMVAILTVPGLFIYIMLRPRETLSEAYERSLEEEALLQEIEEKAHCPGCGQRVDSAWQACPSCHTRLKRPCRVCNHLLELSWEICPYCASPQNQYIPEDAVVNTSRHVARRAPEPPAISDKWLANSGTSSTTQGYAASDVPQYVDDNY
- the radC gene encoding RadC family protein → MTNSKPLTIQDIPANERPRERLLQHGPASLTNAELIAILLRTGTAQENAIQLATRLLAQTDGLAGLATISATQIKEIHGLGDAKAAQLLAAVELGRRLASSMGTPRICIQSAADAANLLTDMSYLKQEQIRVILLDTANQVMAIRTIYTGTVNVSIVRISELFREAIIENSPAIILAHNHPSGNPSPSPEDVALTRELIAASKLLDIAVLDHLIIGHQRWYSFQKSSSLFDA
- the eno gene encoding phosphopyruvate hydratase; this translates as MSIIESIYGREVLDSRGNPTVEVEVYLEDGTMGRAIVPSGASTGEYEAIELRDGDKARFGGKGVLKAVAAVNETIAEELAGMSVFEQKVIDEYMLELDGTPNKARLGANAILGVSMAVAHAAANSLGLPLYAYLGGPHAHVLPVPMMNIMNGGKHAAGSTDFQEFMVMPVGAPTFREAVRWGSEIYQTLKKVIHDKGFSTAVGDEGGFAPSLGSNQAALDVIMEAIEKAGYKAGEEIFIALDPATSEIYEDGYYNLAIEGKKLTGEEMVEFWADWCSRYPIISIEDGLSENDWENWSKLVARIGDRVQIVGDDLLVTNTEKVERAIREKAANSLLFKVNQIGSLTEAFASAQLAQRHNMTVVTSHRSGETEDTTISDLAVALNAGQIKTGAPARTDRVAKYNQLMRIEEMLGSAAKYAGVAAFTNLNKDI
- a CDS encoding YebC/PmpR family DNA-binding transcriptional regulator, whose protein sequence is MSGHSKWSTIKRKKSAEDAKRGKIFTRIAKEVTLAAREGGGDESMNPKLALAVSKAKAANMPKDNIERAIKKGTGELEGGQLESFTYEGYGIDGVAFIVEVLTDNKNRALAEVKNAFNKNGGSLASNGAVSWQFEQKGYITITREGVDFDELFLVAAEAGAEDVVDEGDAILVFTPREAYGAVESTLRENGYKVEDGELRWFAQNETVLPVSKAMQNMRLLERLEDLDDVQSVSSNLEITEELALAYDE
- the pyk gene encoding pyruvate kinase, producing MPRPLNSKSTKVVATLGPASRDPEIIRQMIHAGMDVARINFSHGDHKTHGETIDTVRRIADEEKVNIAILCDIQGPKIRIGKVANEPLMVSPGDKITFTLDDVPGENGLISLPHPEFMKDVSVDTTLLLDDGNLQFDVVETMPRSVVCRVRIGGPLTSRKGVSAPNANLTLSAITEKDRADIEFALSKEADYIAMSFVRKADDIRQLRWLMNFFNGDAGIIAKIEMREALENIEEIIKICDGIMVARGDLGVETPAERVPVEQKRIITLCNNAAKPVITATQMLESMKSNPRPTRAEASDVYNAILDGTDAIMLSAESAAGKYPVRSVEVMNTIAITAEEEMWKSREASAVFDISDLAEESQSENISNAIGEATYHISAALNPKAIITTTLSGYTARRVARERPRTPILCMTPEAKTYRRMALVWGVHAFYVDEFNTIDEMLTVTVRAAHDAKHVRRGDLLVIIAGVPFGIAGQTNLLKVHRVGEQGEI